Proteins encoded within one genomic window of Pyxidicoccus xibeiensis:
- the hutF gene encoding formimidoylglutamate deiminase, whose product MTDITVYQPDFLYTGGRFHEGRALVVSAEGLILAEGSVPAGARVVRLPGRALLPGLVNGHSHAFQRLIRGRTEYVASGREADDFWSWREAMYRAAEALGPEDVYVASRQAFLEMALAGITTVGEFHYLHHQADGTPYADRNTLAHAVIRAARDVGLRICLLRVGYARAGFRVPENPRQRRFIDRDVDAFVASAESLVHEVGHDAAVSVGVAPHSVRAVTKEWLAALAGSVAKRMPVHMHVAEQPKEIEACLAEHGRRPVELLADLGLLGPGFTAVHGVHLTDAEVALLGGASATVCACPSTERNLGDGIVPADALVQAGARISLGSDSQATVDLLDEARQLEGHLRLARLRRAVLDPGRGAMDGLAARLLGMATTEGARSLGLPTGALEAGAPADFFTVDVHHPSLTGASPESLLAAIVFGADKAAVREVAVAGRVVVREGRHPLAEESGRAFQGLSRSLYP is encoded by the coding sequence GTGACCGACATCACTGTCTATCAGCCGGACTTCCTCTACACGGGGGGCCGGTTCCACGAAGGGCGCGCCCTGGTCGTGAGCGCGGAGGGCCTCATCCTGGCGGAGGGCTCCGTGCCCGCCGGGGCGCGCGTCGTCAGGCTTCCGGGCCGCGCTCTGCTGCCGGGCCTCGTCAACGGCCACTCGCACGCGTTCCAGCGCCTCATCCGGGGGCGCACGGAGTACGTGGCCTCGGGCCGCGAGGCGGACGACTTCTGGAGCTGGCGCGAGGCCATGTACCGCGCCGCCGAGGCGCTGGGCCCCGAGGACGTCTACGTCGCCTCGCGGCAGGCCTTCCTGGAGATGGCCCTGGCCGGCATCACCACCGTGGGCGAGTTCCACTACCTCCACCATCAGGCGGACGGCACGCCGTACGCGGACCGCAACACGCTGGCGCACGCGGTCATCCGCGCCGCACGGGACGTGGGCCTGCGCATCTGCCTGCTGCGCGTGGGCTACGCGCGCGCCGGCTTCCGCGTGCCGGAGAACCCGCGCCAGCGGCGCTTCATCGACCGGGACGTGGACGCCTTCGTCGCCTCGGCGGAGTCGCTCGTGCACGAAGTCGGGCACGACGCGGCGGTCAGCGTGGGCGTGGCCCCGCACAGCGTGCGCGCCGTGACGAAGGAGTGGCTGGCCGCGCTCGCCGGCTCGGTGGCGAAGCGGATGCCCGTGCACATGCATGTGGCGGAGCAGCCGAAGGAAATCGAGGCCTGCCTCGCGGAGCATGGCCGGCGGCCGGTGGAGCTGCTGGCGGACCTGGGGCTGCTCGGGCCCGGCTTCACCGCGGTGCACGGCGTGCACCTGACGGACGCGGAGGTGGCGCTGCTGGGCGGGGCCTCGGCGACGGTGTGCGCGTGCCCGTCCACCGAGCGCAACCTGGGCGACGGCATCGTCCCCGCGGACGCGCTGGTGCAGGCGGGGGCGCGCATCAGCCTGGGCTCGGACAGCCAGGCCACCGTGGACCTGCTGGACGAGGCCCGGCAGCTCGAAGGGCACCTGCGGCTGGCGCGGCTACGGCGCGCGGTGCTGGACCCGGGCCGGGGCGCCATGGACGGGCTCGCGGCGCGGCTGCTGGGCATGGCCACCACGGAAGGCGCACGCAGCCTGGGGCTTCCCACGGGCGCCCTGGAGGCGGGAGCGCCCGCCGACTTCTTCACGGTGGACGTGCACCACCCGTCGCTCACCGGCGCGAGCCCGGAGTCGCTGCTGGCCGCCATCGTCTTCGGCGCGGACAAGGCGGCGGTGCGCGAGGTGGCGGTGGCGGGCCGCGTGGTGGTGCGGGAGGGCCGTCATCCCCTGGCGGAGGAGAGCGGCCGCGCCTTCCAGGGCCTGTCGCGCTCGCTGTACCCCTGA